The Rana temporaria chromosome 13, aRanTem1.1, whole genome shotgun sequence genome has a window encoding:
- the LOC120920290 gene encoding translocon-associated protein subunit beta yields the protein MKTLLVAFAVLLALGHCEEGARLLGSKSLLNRYAVEGKDLTLQYNIYNVGSSAALDVELSDDSFPPEDFGIVAGMLNVKWDRIAPASNVSHTVVLRPLKAGYFNFTSATMSYLAQEGAQVVVGYTSAPGQGGILAQREFDRRFSPHFLDWAAFGVMTLPSIGIPLLLWFSSKRKYDTPKPKKN from the exons ATGAAGACTTTACTGGTTGCGTTTGCGGTCCTGCTGGCCCTCGGGCACTGCGAGGAAGGTGCGCGGCTCCTGGGCTCCAAGTCTCTGCTGAACCGATATGCGGTGGAGGGGAAAGACCTCACCCTGCAATACAACATCTACAACGTGGGCTCCAG cGCGGCTCTGGATGTGGAGCTCTCAGACGATTCCTTCCCCCCGGAGGATTTCGGGATTGTGGCCGGCATGCTGAACGTGAAATGGGACCGAATCGCCCC CGCCAGCAACGTCTCCCACACCGTGGTCCTGCGTCCTCTGAAAGCCGGCTACTTCAACTTCACTTCCGCCACCATGAGCTACCTGGCCCAGGAGGGGGCTCAGGTTGTG GTTGGATACACCAGCGCCCCGGGACAAGGAGGAATTCTGGCTCAGCGCGAGTTTGACCGCCGATTCTCCCCCCACTTT CTGGACTGGGCAGCCTTTGGGGTGATGACTCTTCCCTCCATCGggatccccctcctcctctggttCTCCAGCAAGAGAAAGTACGACACCCCCAAACCCAAGAAGAACTGA